The following are encoded together in the Mugil cephalus isolate CIBA_MC_2020 chromosome 18, CIBA_Mcephalus_1.1, whole genome shotgun sequence genome:
- the LOC124996042 gene encoding cystatin-A-like produces MTEVILGGWSETEPATEEIQRICDEVKGQVEERTSTKYGIFRALQYRSQVVKGRNYVIKIHAGGFTYLHVMVFEALPCDGGEKSVTGVQQGHTSQDHLKPF; encoded by the exons ATGACTGAGGTTATTCTTGGAGGATGGTCAGAGACTGAACCAGCCACTGAGGAGATTCAGAGGATCTGTGATGAG GTGAAAGGCCAAGTGGAGGAAAGAACAAGTACGAAGTATGGAATATTCAGAGCCCTTCAATACAGGAGCCAAGTCGTGAAAGGAAGAAACTATGTCATTAAg atTCATGCTGGAGGATTCACTTATCTTCATGTGATGGTGTTTGAAGCTCTGCCGTGTGATGGAGGAGAGAAATCAGTGACTGGTGTGCAACAAGGACACACCAGTCAAGATCATCTTAAACCATTTTGA
- the LOC125024425 gene encoding cystatin-A-like yields MTDVIPGGYSETEPATEEIQRICDEVKVQVEEQTKKKYEVFTALHYRSQVVAGTNYLIKVNSGPSSHLHVTVFEALPCHGGQKSVSGVEEGHTKEDPLVPF; encoded by the exons ATGACTGACGTTATTCCTGGAGGATACTCAGAGACTGAACCAGCCACTGAGGAGATTCAGAGGATCTGTGATGAG GTGAAAGTCCAAGTGGAGgaacagacaaagaagaagtATGAGGTATTCACAGCCCTTCACTACAGGAGCCAAGTCGTGGCAGGAACTAACTATCTCATCAAG GTTAATTCTGGACCATCCAGTCACCTTCATGTGACAGTGTTTGAAGCTCTTCCGTGTCATGGAGGACAGAAATCAGTCTCTGGTGTAGAAGAAGGTCACACCAAAGAAGATCCTCTGGTACCTTTCTAA
- the LOC125024424 gene encoding uncharacterized protein LOC125024424 isoform X2, with product MLKNRLATGFQELSVFPKCSKIVNYAKYVSGVGINYDRTILPAYMPWLVPPALLPGLSNEEGEGEIQRSPGHQQQQNCMSTASIRIPESRTINIKHDIRVCQRHVRQSFIRMTETICGGWSETEPATEEIQRVCDEVKGHVEEKTNKKYDVFTALQYRRQVVSGMNYLIKVNSGPSSHLHMKVYEALPCDGGQKSVSGVEEGHTKDDPLEPL from the exons ATGCTTAAGAATAGGCTTGCCACCGGATTTCAAGAACTTTCTGTGTTTCCAAAGTGTTCCAAAATCGTGAACTATGCCAAATACGTATCTGGAGTCGGTATAAATTATGACCGAACGATTCTGCCAGCGTACATGCCCTGGTTAGTGCCACCAGCTCTCTTGCCTGGGCTGAGtaatgaggagggagagggggagattCAACGATCCCCTGGTcatcaacaacagcaaaactGCATGTCCACAGCCAGCATCAGGATCCCTGAAAGCAGAACCATCAACATAAAACACGACATCAGAGTTTGTCAGAGGCATGTCAGACAG AGCTTCATCAGAATGACTGAGACTATTTGTGGAGGATGGTCAGAGACTGAACCAGCCACTGAGGAGATTCAGAGGGTCTGTGATGAG GTGAAAGGCCACGTGGAGGAAAAGACAAATAAGAAGTATGATGTATTCACAGCACTTCAATACAGGAGACAAGTTGTGTCAGGAATGAACTATCTCATCAAG GTTAATTCTGGACCATCCAGTCACCTTCACATGAAAGTGTATGAAGCTCTTCCGTGTGATGGAGGACAGAAATCAGTCTCTGGTGTAGAAGAAGGTCACACCAAAGATGATCCTCTGGAACCTTTGTAA
- the LOC125024424 gene encoding cystatin-B-like isoform X1: protein MTETICGGWSETEPATEEIQRVCDEVKGHVEEKTNKKYDVFTALQYRRQVVSGMNYLIKVNSGPSSHLHMKVYEALPCDGGQKSVSGVEEGHTKDDPLEPL from the exons ATGACTGAGACTATTTGTGGAGGATGGTCAGAGACTGAACCAGCCACTGAGGAGATTCAGAGGGTCTGTGATGAG GTGAAAGGCCACGTGGAGGAAAAGACAAATAAGAAGTATGATGTATTCACAGCACTTCAATACAGGAGACAAGTTGTGTCAGGAATGAACTATCTCATCAAG GTTAATTCTGGACCATCCAGTCACCTTCACATGAAAGTGTATGAAGCTCTTCCGTGTGATGGAGGACAGAAATCAGTCTCTGGTGTAGAAGAAGGTCACACCAAAGATGATCCTCTGGAACCTTTGTAA